A single region of the Mycobacterium lentiflavum genome encodes:
- a CDS encoding DUF6262 family protein: MRHDNSHYLLAAAQRRRADTLQRARQALQELGETGQRRTITQIAALAGVSRSWLYAQPALRDQLRRLTAISETPEPAPPAPVERGSDASLRQRLTLAHERIRELDNENRQLRNQIALLHGQLRANRIADTHITDTVHDTNTQITPPNSRARPR; encoded by the coding sequence ATGCGCCATGACAACAGCCACTACCTCCTCGCCGCTGCCCAACGCCGCCGCGCCGACACCCTCCAACGCGCCCGGCAAGCCCTGCAGGAACTCGGCGAAACCGGCCAGCGGCGCACTATCACACAGATCGCCGCCCTCGCCGGCGTCTCCCGCTCATGGCTGTATGCCCAGCCCGCACTGCGCGACCAACTCCGCCGACTGACCGCCATATCGGAGACGCCCGAGCCGGCACCACCTGCCCCAGTCGAGCGCGGCTCCGACGCCTCCCTGCGCCAACGCCTCACCCTCGCACACGAACGCATCCGCGAACTCGACAACGAAAACCGTCAACTACGAAACCAGATCGCACTCCTGCACGGACAGCTCCGCGCCAACCGCATCGCCGACACCCACATCACGGACACCGTCCACGACACAAACACCCAGATCACGCCCCCAAACAGTCGAGCCCGCCCAAGATAA
- a CDS encoding MspA family porin produces MTLTMAPSTAADPDVQPAGAATPPNDGLVPSNPPQIVNTPDGWRLGLGAKDEAQTPVAPLTTALSSREYIATGTFVGDLSGPGQPQGILEAGYEIGCGIDMSTSNGVDLGGNMGIAPGLSPTFDTSGALPPLLPFLTVPVGGSINVGLKPGFVIVVPVAKKQFKGPHPWIMIANFHVRIDGCVGQSFIRSYATLTRVTDQSDVVVSYVGVTKAV; encoded by the coding sequence ATGACGCTGACCATGGCCCCGTCTACGGCCGCCGATCCCGACGTTCAGCCCGCTGGTGCCGCTACGCCACCGAATGACGGGCTGGTGCCCTCGAATCCTCCCCAAATCGTCAATACCCCGGATGGCTGGCGATTGGGGCTTGGCGCGAAGGACGAGGCTCAGACTCCGGTCGCGCCGTTGACAACCGCGCTCTCGTCCCGCGAGTACATCGCGACCGGAACATTTGTCGGAGACCTGAGCGGGCCGGGACAGCCGCAAGGCATTCTCGAGGCGGGTTACGAGATCGGCTGTGGCATCGACATGAGCACGTCCAACGGCGTCGACCTCGGCGGCAACATGGGCATCGCCCCCGGTCTCAGCCCGACGTTTGACACCAGCGGCGCGTTGCCGCCTCTTCTGCCGTTCCTCACCGTCCCGGTGGGCGGCTCGATCAATGTGGGGCTCAAGCCCGGCTTCGTGATTGTGGTGCCGGTGGCGAAGAAGCAATTCAAGGGCCCGCACCCGTGGATCATGATCGCCAACTTCCACGTCAGGATCGACGGCTGCGTGGGCCAGTCGTTCATTCGCTCCTACGCGACGCTGACCCGGGTGACTGACCAGTCCGACGTGGTGGTGTCCTACGTCGGCGTCACCAAAGCCGTCTGA
- a CDS encoding nitroreductase family deazaflavin-dependent oxidoreductase, with the protein MSDDDFNRRNIEEFRANHGRLGGQFEGAPVLLLHSKGARSGEERVSPMMYLAEGQRYLVFASAAGADRNPAWYHNLVAHPDAQIEVGDDLIDVRAVELHGDERDQKYAIQASRYPGFADYERKTTRTIPVLALIPRQAS; encoded by the coding sequence ATGTCCGACGACGATTTCAATCGTCGCAATATCGAGGAGTTCCGCGCCAACCACGGCCGGCTCGGCGGACAGTTCGAGGGCGCACCGGTATTGCTGTTGCACAGCAAGGGAGCTCGCAGTGGCGAGGAACGAGTGAGTCCGATGATGTATCTGGCCGAAGGTCAGCGCTATCTGGTGTTCGCATCAGCGGCGGGTGCCGACCGCAACCCCGCGTGGTACCACAATCTGGTGGCTCACCCCGATGCGCAGATCGAAGTCGGGGACGACCTCATCGACGTTCGGGCCGTCGAGCTGCACGGCGACGAACGCGACCAGAAGTACGCCATTCAAGCCTCGCGCTATCCGGGCTTCGCCGACTACGAACGCAAAACCACCCGAACGATTCCCGTTCTCGCACTGATCCCGCGGCAAGCGTCGTGA